One Ctenopharyngodon idella isolate HZGC_01 chromosome 3, HZGC01, whole genome shotgun sequence genomic window, CGTATGCTCCGCCCACTTGTAGTTTTCTGTCCTTGCTGATGTGTGTTAGCACAGGAAGGGTTGCTTCTGTTTGGGGGGGTTCCCCCTCCTCTCCCCTCCACTGCCTTTGGTAGGGGTCATCTGCCTCCTCCCCCCCTGGCCGTGAGACAGAAAAACCCCTTGGTCAAACTGTACCTTGTCTTCTTATTCCACCTGCCAATAGAAACGCTATCAGTCAACGATCCCCCGGATGTACTGGACAGGCAGAAATGCCTGACTGCCTTGGCGTCCCTCCGCCACGCCAAGTGGTTCCAGGTTTGCATCTTGTCTTTATTTGTCTTCTAGTAGTTgagttttttctttaattttgtaTCCGTGTTAACCTAATTTCATGCTgtattttttcagttgtttgtgTGGATTTTATTTCGGTGTATCTGTGTAGATTTTATTTGTGGGAGTGTATTTGCCTCTGGTAAAATGTCATATTCTTGCTGGATGGGTTTGAATTGCGTTGCCAAGGACATCTTTGACAATGCTGTCTGACCTCTGCCTGGCTAATTTAACTAAGTTTATTATCACATCGATAAACTGTTTATTACCTTTTTGACATGTCATCAACTGCCACTTTTACAGTCCAGTTTAATACTTCATGTTTTTGAACGCCTTAATTTTaagtgtaaatattttaatgcaaatgtcAGGTGCAATATTTCTGAAGCCAGACGTACCGTTTGACACACTTGACTTGTTGGTGCCATGTAGTTGTAGAATATTTTTCCCAATGTCGTCCGATTTTCCTTATAGGAATGTTCTGCGTTTAATGCATCAGCATTTTTTGCGTAATATTGATTGCCACAGTTAATTTAGACAACTTATAGTGTTATATTGAAATGCAGGCAGGAAACGAACATTAAAATACaccactttttaaaagtataggCTTGACACGTGTGCAAAGTTATATCCAGTATTTCAACACTTGTTCATGATGTAAAGCCTGCAAAACCTGTAGCTTTTGCTACATGCAATGAACCATAggggaaaataataataaaaataagcagcacaaaAACGTTTTGCAACATAGATAAGTAATTGCAGgaataatataacaaaaacaggaaaaattatattttgaaatattaacatagaaaagttatttttaatagtattaCTTCACAGtattgagcataagagacttctttcaaaaacatgaacaaatcttattgaccccaaactttgtaTACTAGTGTAAATATCCATAATGCACTAGATAACCTGAAGTAAATAGTAGTTACACTGCAAAAGGGACAGAATTTTATCAACTTTATAGATCATATAATAAACAGTGTTTTGTGATATGCTATTTTCCCTTTTCTAAAAAAACTGAGGTGTTATGTTTATGCCCCAAATGCTGCTtgcaaaacatttattgaacGTAGAACATTATTATAAGCGTGAGATATTTAAATCTCACCTTGCTTTGgcttttcagcttttttttcaTGCCAAAAAAGGAATATTGCACCTTTTCCACCATTTTAGTGTATTCATGCTTTCATTGATGCCCTGCAGTGCTTTAAAAATGCAGCTGCATTTCCCAGATTTAATCCAGATCTTGTATCCTCTAGCACATTCTCGCTTGTATCAACTCATGATATTTAATATGTAATCAGAAGGCCAGCCACAAACACAAGTTCTGTTGTTCCTCATCTCTTGAGCATGACGTATTTAATCTGCTCTCTTAATATCTGTCATATATGTAGCGTCTCAACTGAgtaatatgctttttttttttttttttttttgtcgtacTTCTTAATCATTTTCCGCCCTCTTTACATTGTTAATGCTTATCGACACATTATTCAGTATCGGCAAATCTCaccctgtttgtttgtttgtttattgctttGGTGTTGTGCCACATTGATTCCATGAGATAAACCGGTGGATTGTATCCCTCCTGCTTTTGTCTCTAGGCCAGGGCTAATGGGCTCCGCTCCTGTGTGATCGTCATCCGCATCCTTAGGGACCTTTGTGCTCGTGTTCCCACCTGGGCCCCTCTCCGAGGATGGGTGAGTACGAAAACAACCTGAAAAATAGGGGTGGCCACTGTTTGAATTGCAGTATAAGCTGGTGTAAATTTATGTATTTCCATTGAGGTGCAAAACAGCGCTGCATAATAGTACATGGGTGTTCATTGTAATCAGACTGCGGTTGCATCCAAAATCCCAATTGAATAATTGCCTCATgaccactaaaaaaaaacacaattttttgcTATAAGCATTGGTCTTTTTTTCTGCAAGTTCTTTCTTGATGTGAATGATTTCATATATGTTGTCATCCATGTAATGCAGCTCTTGTTTCTTGAAGCCCTTAGAACTGCTGTGCGAGAAGGCCATTGGCACTGGGAATCGGCCAATGGGAGCAGGGGAAGCTCTCCGCAGAGTTCTGGAGTGTCTCGCATCTGGAATCCTCATGGCTGGTGAGTCATTGCCACCTTTGACATCTAAAATAGATTACAAAAACACTGTCTGCCAGCATATGACAGTAATATAGTATCAGAGACCATTTTGAGTGCATTCAATCCTTTTAGCCATAACTGTTTTTGTATTATAGTGCACTTTAGAAATTTACCAGTTACTGTTGTGttgtattgaccaatcagcattatGAATGTGGATCTATCTGCTTTCAGATGGTTCAGGCATTTGTGACCCTTGTGAGAAGGAACCAACAGATGCCATCAGTCACATGGATCGCCAGCAGCGGGAGGACATCACTCAGAGTGCTcaggtttgtccaaaaattacttagttttttttttattacatttttgcatttgtttgtttaaaggtCTTATTTGAGCACTATGAGTGACGTTGTCAtttttttgattgacagcatgcCTTAAGGCTTTCAGCTTTTGGACAGCTGCACAAAGTGCTCGGTATGGATCCGCTTCCTTCAaaaatgcccagaaagccacGGAGTGAGACTCCTATTGACTACACGGGTAAGATGGAGTGGCTGTGGATATTTTTCATTAGGCTACTTGATGGATGTTTTTTGTATAGCAAAGCATGCATCCTTTTTGAGGGAGAAActtgacttcttttttttttttttttttgggtcttATCTGCATAGTTCAAATCCCACCCAGCACAACCTATGTTCCTCCAATGAAACGCCCCATGGAGGAGGAGGAGTCTACTGATGAGAAGAATCcaaacaagaagaagaagaaattgcAGAAGAAATGTAAATGTTCTTCATATGTTCATAATTCGCTTGTAGTGGAGATTTGCACacattgcacaaaaaaaaccaaCTTGTTTTTTGCCGTTCAGCTCCAGAGGAGAAGGCAGAGCCGCCACAGGCCATGAATGCCCTGATGCGTCTGAACCAGCTGAAGCCGGGTCTACAGTACAAACTCATCTCTCAGACCGGACCCGTCCATGTGCCAGTGTTCACCATGGCCGTAGAAGTGGACGGGAAGAACTTTGAAGCTTCTGGTCCCTCCAAACGCACTGCTAAACTGCATGTAGCTGTCAAAGTAAGAAACATTGATATGGAAGATCAATTATTTgactttgactttttttcttttttctttttccataaAAGCagcaaaatcaaaattgacccaatttaatttcttaatgattcagaatctttaaaatgtaataatgactttccttttcaacataaatattcatttccGATGTtgaatattttagattttaccTGTGAATTTTTGCAGCCCTAGTAGAAACTGAATTTTAATTCCTTCTCCAGGTCTTGCAAGATATGGGTCTGCCAACGGGAATAGAGCAAAAAGTAGCTGAACAGGTCAAACAGGAGGAGCCAGTGACCACACAGGAGACTTTGCCCCCAGTGACCCAAATGGAGCCAGAAACAGCGCCGACCTCAGACAGCCCCACTGACGAGGTATTTAAGATCATCTTTATAACATGAATCCAGATAGTGGCTTGTAAGGACAAATTTGTAATTACCACAGAttgcacaattttaattttagaaaataatgtTCAACCTATTAATGATCAAGCAATTTTATAccatggtctgtctgaatactagattctgattggctggaaggtgtgcaaTAAAACCATTGAATACACAGGTAGTTCCAACTTTTCAGCGTTTTCATTGAAGCACACAAACATCCCTCGCTCGGAGATCGTGCTGCACACGCAGAGACATTCAGGAGCACAGAAACTTATCAACACAGCCCCgtgactttattaataaaatagcttTGTGTCTGATTTATAAAAATAGATCTGTGTCTGATTTTAAAGCGGACAGAATTCTTGATCTAATGAGCCGTAACTGATGAAAATAACTGCAATTTTTACACTTCCGGTCATATGTCGCAAATATAATGCCGCAAACATCAATAACAGCTTTAAGTTTTCAGTACTGGcaaatgaccatggtataagcgggataatccacggctagctgtgcattaaactaTTTCTTTGCCTCCACGTCATGCATTAAATtcatttaatgcacagctagccgtTGATTATCCCTTATTTATAGTGCAATAAAATGAAGataaatttaaatcaaattatttaaaataaaattaattaaaatgttttaatttaaatatatcaaattgGTCATAAATGAAATTAATCAAACAAGAGCAAATTACATCAGACATTtaggctgcgtttacactggcacaaaaaatccgatcttttgctcacatctgacacagatcgtaattagttgcacacgtgtgtaaacaatttttttttttttttttttttcgcatcCAATCTGAgccacttttcttttttttttttttttcttttttttaacagcaaTTCGCAGCAATTTCAACCTTTGCCCGGTTAATTTAAAAGAGACTGCCgcgttgttgtttttcttataaGCCAAAAGCTTCACTGTAGctatctttctctctccttAGCTCGCTcggggaaaaaaaatggaattctaAAACTAATAACTgtagataaaatatcaaatgcaaattacctttttttttctggtctGTATCCATTCAGTCAGATTTTGCGCTGCAATTCATCCGTGACACTGACAGCTGTTAACTTATCCATTCTCACACGTAATCATGGCCACTCGAcatgaaatgtataaataatttttatttaaacccCAGGATCTACcatgtgcatgtaaaactatcaatgacaatcattttggggCAGGAAGTAATGTAAACGCATATCAGATACCAGTCGcgtctaaagtgaatgtaaacacactggccaaaaaatcggatatggtcaaaagattggatctgtgcattaagacttgcagtgtaaatgcagccttagtccCACCTTTCAATATACAAACACTATCGTtcacaagtttggggtcagtaaaagagagatcgatctctctctctctctctctcttactgaccccaaacttgtgaACAAACaggatagatttttttttttttttttttttttttttttttttggttgttgtgtGTGTGGTATTTAGTCTTATAAGAGCTTATTTCTCCTTTGCTCTTTCAGAGCGCTCGGCAGCAGGGACCCATCCTTACCAAACATGGAAAGAACCCTGTCATGGAGCTCAATGAAAAACGCAGAGGACTGAAGTACGAGCTTATCTCTGAGACCGGTGGAAGCCACGACAAACGCTTCGTCATGGAGGTGAGGACATGTTTTCAGAGATGCATTCTAGTTTACCTATCACTTCCTTTCTAAGGTCGAATTCACATCACAAATTCATGTTATTTATTCTAGACAGATAAAATAACATTGGCTGCtgcttttctctgttttttattCCTGCCTCCAGGTGGAGATCGATGGACAGAAGTTTCAGGGTACCGGATCCAATAAGAAGGTGGCGAAGGCCTACGCAGCTCTGGCAGCCCTGGAGAAGCTTTTCCCAGAAGGCTCCAACTTAGAGGcaaataagaaaaagaaaatggctCCGATGGTACATCGGTTTTTCGCTGTTTTCAGTGACAATTTTGAAATCTCCACTTATGTATTCCTTGTTTAATGCTCTGATTTGGTGATTTCAGCACCCCACTGGATTTGGGATGGTGAGTGGGCCACCTGCTGACATGATGGCCGGTCCCAGGGGCAGAGGAAGAGGACGTGGCAGGGGCCGAGGCCGGGGATTTAACAATGGTGGAGGATTCAATCAAGGTACACCAGTGCTATCTGCAAGCATCACTTTTTGTATTAAAGATTTGGACAAACCTTAAACATAAGAGACCCAGTGTAGcagaattgcaacttttttttgtctgtgcgtcgcctatcaatgacatcatacctacattaccctcgatttctggttttattttgtacaaaccATGGACACCagagacactttaatatattgttttattagatAAGggaactgtttggatacattcattgacagaaaactaatcatgtttatatagctcaacacagtaagtcttattttaaatctcgttttcttgatttacagcgagtaccatgttttaccatgcctaatattgatctatcttactgcagtgtgtaacaagtgCCGTGTAGCTGCCGagcaaacgcacagagtaacgttataacataattttcaatacactcaaatgtatctaatatgataaacagcgctgtgttactTCATCATACGCTCgactggaagaagcggaagcggcgactgtggcataataaaagttctgctgctcttgAGTCATGTCGCGCTcgtctcattagcaatcgctccagcggcctcgttcagctccaacatcactcggccctgctctgcttcatactatagtaacattaataatctcatccatgaacctgatttctgcccgagtcccatcaGATTCTTTTCTAccagctgtgaggtgaagatgaCAATTCCCATAAATCCGTGCTCAATCTCGGCATCATCAAGTTGcgtctttgttttgaataggcgacctctagcagtgaaaaactacatagtgtgcctttaacaCTTTTGGGACACCTTTATCTATTAACAGTGTTTGTCATCTATGTTCTGTGACGTGAAAAGGTTTACGTGCCCTGAAATTTTGAACTTATATAAATTTGAGACTGTTTTCAGAAATGCAGGCTGGgccttttttgtttgttctcaCACAATGGAGCTTATTCAATaaattgtgtaaacaaaaaaaaaaaaaaaatccagctgtttttCAGTGCTGTTTTGTCAGTCTTATtgatgactttcttttttttttttttgtttaatgctATTGAAATCAATGaatttcattaaatgttttgataaaaatattttataacattaagtaGACAAATAGTGAGATTTCTAAACATTTCATGATtggttgaaattatttttcaaatacatttgtGTTAAATTGAGTTTTAGAATTTAAAACCGTCACTTAGCTTATTAAAAATTAGTGGTGAAATTTTGCAACCTTAAATGTCCAGCGTTGTGATTTTGCAAGGTTTTTACAAATTATACCCCAATTTAAATCTTGCCTAAACGACATGTTTTTTGTAACTAATGGCTAAAAAAACTCATCATGAATATCAGTGCTTGTCTCTGGTCTGCTTAACACCCATCCTGCACCATTTGTGCTACAAACAAAAGTCCTGTTGACTTGCATATGAACATACATATTCTTGTCCTCTTTCAGGTGGATAT contains:
- the ilf3b gene encoding interleukin enhancer-binding factor 3 homolog isoform X1, encoding MPPPLRHRSMRIFVNDDRHVMAKHSAIYPTQEELEGVQNMVSHTERALKAVSDWLDEQEKGNTKGNTLESDGDGEKEIEPKSMDQPTRSLRGVMRVGLVAKGLLLKGDLDLELVLLCKDKPTITLLKKVSENLAVQLKLITEEKYDVKPCIRDATIVIKNSKEPPLTLTIHLTSPLVREEAEKQAAGETLSVNDPPDVLDRQKCLTALASLRHAKWFQARANGLRSCVIVIRILRDLCARVPTWAPLRGWPLELLCEKAIGTGNRPMGAGEALRRVLECLASGILMADGSGICDPCEKEPTDAISHMDRQQREDITQSAQHALRLSAFGQLHKVLGMDPLPSKMPRKPRSETPIDYTVQIPPSTTYVPPMKRPMEEEESTDEKNPNKKKKKLQKKSPEEKAEPPQAMNALMRLNQLKPGLQYKLISQTGPVHVPVFTMAVEVDGKNFEASGPSKRTAKLHVAVKVLQDMGLPTGIEQKVAEQVKQEEPVTTQETLPPVTQMEPETAPTSDSPTDESARQQGPILTKHGKNPVMELNEKRRGLKYELISETGGSHDKRFVMEVEIDGQKFQGTGSNKKVAKAYAALAALEKLFPEGSNLEANKKKKMAPMHPTGFGMVSGPPADMMAGPRGRGRGRGRGRGRGFNNGGGFNQGGYGTYGYGGNNNSGYNFYNNGGSNGGSVSSGPGASGPGTNTPSGGAAGAGGFGSYYQSDGGYSSPTGTPKPAVKKPPMHQNNKPQGPGVGQGGSFGQYGQGFGQKKNFGQAQGGGGGGGNFNYSTAYPSQVTGGQDYSYEGYNQSNYNSQGGANQNFGGSSASFNSGPVGYGRGDPNMNYQYR
- the ilf3b gene encoding interleukin enhancer-binding factor 3 homolog isoform X3, producing the protein MPPPLRHRSMRIFVNDDRHVMAKHSAIYPTQEELEGVQNMVSHTERALKAVSDWLDEQEKGNTKGNTLESDGDGEKEIEPKSMDQPTRSLRGVMRVGLVAKGLLLKGDLDLELVLLCKDKPTITLLKKVSENLAVQLKLITEEKYDVKPCIRDATIVIKNSKEPPLTLTIHLTSPLVREEAEKQAAGETLSVNDPPDVLDRQKCLTALASLRHAKWFQARANGLRSCVIVIRILRDLCARVPTWAPLRGWPLELLCEKAIGTGNRPMGAGEALRRVLECLASGILMADGSGICDPCEKEPTDAISHMDRQQREDITQSAQHALRLSAFGQLHKVLGMDPLPSKMPRKPRSETPIDYTVQIPPSTTYVPPMKRPMEEEESTDEKNPNKKKKKLQKKSPEEKAEPPQAMNALMRLNQLKPGLQYKLISQTGPVHVPVFTMAVEVDGKNFEASGPSKRTAKLHVAVKVLQDMGLPTGIEQKVAEQVKQEEPVTTQETLPPVTQMEPETAPTSDSPTDESARQQGPILTKHGKNPVMELNEKRRGLKYELISETGGSHDKRFVMEVEIDGQKFQGTGSNKKVAKAYAALAALEKLFPEGSNLEANKKKKMAPMHPTGFGMVSGPPADMMAGPRGRGRGRGRGRGRGFNNGGGFNQGGYGTYGYGGNNNSGYSDFVSDSYGYHEFAT
- the ilf3b gene encoding interleukin enhancer-binding factor 3 homolog isoform X2, with the translated sequence MPPPLRHRSMRIFVNDDRHVMAKHSAIYPTQEELEGVQNMVSHTERALKAVSDWLDEQEKGNTKGNTLESDGDGEKEIEPKSMDQPTRSLRGVMRVGLVAKGLLLKGDLDLELVLLCKDKPTITLLKKVSENLAVQLKLITEEKYDVKPCIRDATIVIKNSKEPPLTLTIHLTSPLVREEAEKQAAGETLSVNDPPDVLDRQKCLTALASLRHAKWFQARANGLRSCVIVIRILRDLCARVPTWAPLRGWPLELLCEKAIGTGNRPMGAGEALRRVLECLASGILMADGSGICDPCEKEPTDAISHMDRQQREDITQSAQHALRLSAFGQLHKVLGMDPLPSKMPRKPRSETPIDYTVQIPPSTTYVPPMKRPMEEEESTDEKNPNKKKKKLQKKSPEEKAEPPQAMNALMRLNQLKPGLQYKLISQTGPVHVPVFTMAVEVDGKNFEASGPSKRTAKLHVAVKVLQDMGLPTGIEQKVAEQVKQEEPVTTQETLPPVTQMEPETAPTSDSPTDESARQQGPILTKHGKNPVMELNEKRRGLKYELISETGGSHDKRFVMEVEIDGQKFQGTGSNKKVAKAYAALAALEKLFPEGSNLEHPTGFGMVSGPPADMMAGPRGRGRGRGRGRGRGFNNGGGFNQGGYGTYGYGGNNNSGYNFYNNGGSNGGSVSSGPGASGPGTNTPSGGAAGAGGFGSYYQSDGGYSSPTGTPKPAVKKPPMHQNNKPQGPGVGQGGSFGQYGQGFGQKKNFGQAQGGGGGGGNFNYSTAYPSQVTGGQDYSYEGYNQSNYNSQGGANQNFGGSSASFNSGPVGYGRGDPNMNYQYR